The genomic stretch CGGCGGAGGCTATGTCGGGCTTTCTGCGGCGGTCGCGGTGAAGCAGTCTGCTCCACACCTGAAGATCGAAGTGATCGAGGCCGCGCCCGAACATGTCTGGCAGAATGACCAGAGAGCATCCGCGATCATCGCCGCTGCAAGCCGCATGCTCGAGGTCCTCGGCGTTTGGCAGGACATCCTGCCGCAAGCGCAGCCGATCAACAGGATGGTCGTCACCGATTCCCGCACCGCCGATCCGGTGCGGCCAGTCTTCCTGACCTTCGACGGCGCAGTAGAGGAAGGCCGCCCGTTCGCGCACATGGTGCCAAACGTGGAAATGGTGAGGGCATTGCGGGGCGCTTGCGAGCGGCTCGGCATTGCGATCCGGCACGGATTGTCCGCGACCGGCTTCACAACCACGAGCACGAAGACAACCGTCACCCTCTCCGATGGCAGCACGGTGGACACACGCCTGCTCGTCGCCTGTGACGGCGTAAAGTCGAAGCTGCGCGATATGGCGGGGATCAAGACTGTCAGCTGGGACTACGGCCAGTCGGGAATCGTGACGACGGTGGAACATGAGCGGCCGCATGAGGGCGTTGCCGAAGAACACTTTCTTCCTTCGGGCCCCTTTGCCATCCTACCTCTCACCGGCAATCGGTCGTCGCTGGTCTGGACCGAGCGGCGCGAGGAAGCGGAGCAGCTCGTTCGCGCTGATGAACTGGTGTTCGAGGAAGAACTGCAGCGTCGGTTCGGCCACAAGCTCGGCGCGATTACCGTCGCCGGTAGCAGAAAGGCATTCCCGCTCGGGTTGACCCTGGCACGCGCCTTCGTCGCTCCGCGTGTCGCACTTGCGGGGGATGCAGCGCACGGGATCCACCCGATCTCCGGGCAGGGCCTCAACCTGGGTTTCAAGGATGTTGCGGCGCTCGCGGAGACGGTCGTCGAAGCGGATCGGCTGGGTCTCGACATCGGCGCCCTGAACGTACTCGAGCGCTACCAGTCCTGGCGCCGTTTCGACACCTTCCGTATGGGGGTAACCACGGACGTGCTGAACCGCCTCTTCTCCAACGACATCACGCCGATCCGGATCGCCCGCGACTTCGGACTATCGCTGGTGGAACGGCTGCCCGGCCTGAAATCCTACTTCATCGGAGAGGCTGCCGGCACGTCCGCACCCAATCAGCCAAAGCTGCTGGCGGGACACCCGATCTGATGCCGGCGGCTAATCTTCCAGCCGTCTAGCCTCCGAGACCAGCATGATCGGCACACCATCGCGGATGGGATAGGCGAGCCGCGCCTTTTCGGAGACGAGTTCATTTGCCTCGCGATCGAAACTCAGTCTTGCCTTCGACAGCGGACAGACCAGAAGTTCGAGCAGTTTGGGGTCGACCTTGCTGACAATCTGATCCATGGCACCCTACTGTAGCACGGTGTCGGTGTCGCCGGTTCCGCGGGCAAGCAGGATCTCCGTGATGGCGATCAGCGTCTCTGCCCGTGTCCTGAGGTCGGGAGCCTCAAGCAACGCCTGCTTCTCGGCCGGACCAAAGGGCGACATCATCGAAAGCGAGTTCACCAGAGTCCGGTTGCCCGCCCGCTCCACGCTCTCCCAGTCGGCTTCGAGCTTGTTTGCATCCAAATAGGCACGAAAGACACGAAGCAGTTCGGCGCGATCAACCGCAGCCTCATCGTCCTCGGCGGAGAGGTCCGCCATCAATGGAGCGATCCTGAAGCTGCGGAACGGATGGCCCTCGCCGATCTCCTCCAGGAGACGAAAACGGCAAACCCCGCTGAGCGAAGTGATGTAGCGGCCGTCTCCCGTCTCGGCAAACGAGGTAATCCGCCCGATGCACCCGACGCTGCTGAGCACTGGGCTTGCGACGTCGTTTCCGCCCTGATCCGACAGGGCCGGCTGCACGATGCCGATCAGGCGGTCACCTGCCAATGCCGCATCGAACAGGGCAAGATAGCGCGGCTCGAATATATTGAGCGGCAACTGGCCACCAGGCAGAAGAAGCGCCCCGGTCAAGGGAAATACCCGCACCGTCTCCGGCAGGTCCTCCCGCTTCACATATCTTGCATTACCCACAATCATTAGGCCCAATCCTCCAGAGGACCACCGGGCATGGTGCCCACACCGCCATTGCCGGTAATGTGGGGCGCCGGGCGCGGAGCGCAAGGCCGCCTAACGGCAGCCCGGCTCAGGCAAACAGGATGGACGACATCCGCCGGCGTGCGGCGATCGTGTTCGGATCCTTTGGCCCCCAAGCCTCGAAGAACTCGACGAGCTGGCGGCGTGCGCCGTCGTCGTCGAAGCTGCGGTCCTTGCGCATGATGATCAGCAGGTGCTCCGCTGCCTCCTCGCGCTTGCCTTCGGCATTGCGGACCTTGGCGAGCTTCAGCCGCGTCTCGTGATCGTCCGGATGGAGCGACAACTGGTGTTCGAGCGCAGCCGGGTCGCCGAGCTTGCGCGCTTCCTCGAACTGCTCGAGCTTCTTCGCTACGGCCTGCACGGCAGGGTCGCCAGCAATTTCCGGGGGAAGCGAGTGCAGCATCTGGGAAGCGCGCGCGAGATCGCCCAGTTCGATCATGCAGCGCATCATCCCGGCAGCGGCCTTCGCATTTTCTGGATCCGCCTGCAGGACAGCACCGTAGAGCTGGGCGGCCGACTGGACGTCGCCGGCTGCAAGCAGACCATCCGCCTCGCCAACGGCAGCCTCGATCTCGGCAGCCTGATCGGCACCCGCCGGACCGGCGACCTTGTCGATGAACTGCCGGATCTGGGTCTCCGGCACCGCCCCCATGAACCCGTCGACCGGCCGCCCGTCAACAAAGGCGACAACGGCCGGGATCGACTGGATGCCCATCTGGCCCGGTATGGCGGGGTGGTCATCGATGTTCAGCTTGACGAGCTTCACCCGCCCTTGCGCCTCGTTGACGACGCGCTCCAGGACGGGCGTGAGCTGCTTGCAGGGCCCGCACCACGGCGCCCAGAAATCCACCAGGACAGGCTGGCGACGCGATTCCTCCATCACGTCGGCAGGAAAGGCCGCCGTGCTGGTATCCTTGATGAAGGATCCTGCGCCATTGCCGCCGCTCGCTGCGGCCGCACCGCCGAACTGCGCCTTGGCCGTCATCTGGCCACCATAGGAGCCGCCATAGGGGTTGTCTGTGCCGCTCATGAATGCTGTCTCCCGGTCTCGTCTTCGCCGCGTTATACGCCGCGAAACATCGTATGTCAGTCGGTGACTTTCAAGACAAGCGGCGTGTGGCCGGTCGCCTCCAGGAAGCGAAGCAGGTCGTCGCGACTGACGGACGTGGTGGCATCGTTGGAAAGCGGGTGGCCGTTGATGAGCTCATGCTTCATCAGATCCTCGTCGAGAACAAAGGTGACATTCCCGGCCGTATCGTTGATCGCGCCGAACACCGTGACGGAGCCTGGCATGACGCCGAGATATTCCATCATCTTCTCCGGACGGCCGAAGGAGACTCGGCCCGACGCACCGATCACCTTGTGGACCGCCTTCAGGTCCACCGTCGCGTTCTCTTCCACCGTCAGGACGAAGTAGCGGTCCTTCTTGTCCTTGACGAAGAGGTTCTTCGTGTGCCCGCCAGGGATCTCGTCGCGCAGGCTCACCGATTCCGCCACCGTGAAGACCGGGGCATGCGTCTTCGTCTTGTGGGCGATGCCGAGCTTGTCGAGAAAAGCGTAGAAAGCCTCGGGGGTCGTGGGCGCAGGCAGGATCGCGATGTCGTTCATGTCAGCACTTGTCCATTGTTCAGGTCGGGCGGCCGTGCCGCCGCAGGCACCGGATTATCCTGCCTGCAGGAAGGGGGCAAGCACAGGAGCCTCATGGGTGGCTTGCGCCTCGCCGCTTGCCCATTGGCAAGCTCAGTCTGGGCGCCGGTGGCAGTGAAAATTTCTCGACACCATCGTCTTTTCCCTGTTGCATTCAAAAACGAGTTAGGCCATATACCGCCCGTCGCCGCCACACGGCCGGCCCACGATCCACCCACTACCCCAGGATCGCGGATATGAGCGGGTGTAGCTCAGGGGTAGAGCACAACCTTGCCAAGGTTGGGGTCGAGCGTTCGAATCGCTTCACCCGCTCCAATTCTCTCTCCCATTGACTGTTCCGACCAAGGCTGACAACCTTCAGCAGTAGCGCGTTCGCACGGTCCCCTGCTGTTTTCCCCTCATCGGCCCGCAGGCGACCTGCCGCCGTGGTGGCAGCGGTTCCAGCCTGCCGGAAGCCGAGGGCGGCTTCAGTTCTTCATGAAGACGTAGTCCGTCTCCTGGCGCAGCACTTCGCCCGGCCTCAGGATCGCGCTTGGGAAGCCGGGATGGTTCACCGCATCCGGCCAGCCTTGCGTTTCGAGGCAGAAGCCCGCAAAGGCCGGATACTGACGGCCTTCGAGGCCAGGGGTCGGCACTCTCAGCTTGTAGCCCGAATAAAACTGGATGCCGGGCTCCGTGGTGCGGACTTCCAGCGAGACGCCGGAATTGACGCTGCGGGCAAGCGCCACGGAGCGCTTCGCCACCCGCCCCTCCGAAAGGCAGAAGTTGTGGTCGAAGAGGAGACGCTCGCCGTTCTGCAAACGGTCCGTCGGGCCCATGACCCTCAGGTCGTACGGCGTGCCGTCGACAGCCGTCAGGTTTCCCGTCGGACACTGCCGCTCGTCGACCTCCAGAATGTGGTCGGCTGCAATCATGATGTCGTGGCCGAGCGCCGTCTCCGCGCCGTCGAGATTGAAGTAGCTGTGCTGGCAGATGTTGCAGGGTGTCGGCTGGTCGGCCGAAGATTCGTAGAGCACGCGGAGCACACCATCGGCGGCAAGGTTATAGGTGGCGGTAATGGTGCAGTTGCCCGGATACCCCGCCCGGCCATCGGGATCGGTGATCCGCAACACGACCCGGTCTGCCGCAAGGTCTACGATGTCCCAGACCCGCTTCGCGATGCCGTCGCTGCCGCCGTGGAGGTGGGTGACGCCGTTCTCGTTGAGCTCCAACTGGTGAAGCTTGCCGTCCAGCCTGAAACGCCCACCTGTAATGCGGTTGGCGACGCGACCGGGCGTTGCCCCGAAATAGGGGGAGTAGCGGGGATAGTCGTCGAAGGCTTCGAAGCCGAGCACCAGCGGCGGCTTGTGACCGTCCAGGCGCAGGTCCTGGATCATCGCCCCCCACGTCAGGATGGAAGCCGTGAGACCGCCGCCGGAAATCCGCAGACGATGGACCGTCTCGCCCCGTGACGTTTTGCCGAAGACTTCCTGCTCTGCCATTGCACCCTCCCGGTCAGCGCCGCAGAACCTGATCGATTCAGGCGGATGATGCAACGACAAAGCTAGCGGCTGAGGACCCGCGTAACCTGCTCCAGGCCGCCGAGGGTGAGCGGGTACATCCGCTCCGACAGTATGTGGCGCATCATCGCGATAGACTGCACGTAGCTCCAGTGCGCTTCCTGTACCGGATTGATCCAGGCGAAGCGGTGGAAGTGTGCGGTGATGCGGCGAAGCCAAGTCTCTCCCGGTTCCTTGTTCCAGTGCTCCACGGAACCACCCGGATGGCTGATCTCGTAGGGGCTCATCGATGCGTCCCCAACGAAGATCACCCGGTAGTCGCTGCCAAACCCGTTAATGATCGCTTCCGTGGGCAGTCGCTCCGACCGCCGGCCATTGTTTTTCCAGACGCTCTCGTAGAGACAGTTGTGGAAATAAAAATGCTCCAGGTGGCGAAATTCGCTGCGGACGGCGGAGAAAAGCTCCTCGACCTCCCGCACATGGTCGTCCATAGAGCCTCCGACATCGAAGAACATCAAGAGCTTGACGGCGTTGCGGCGCTCGGGTCGCGTCTGCACGTCGAGATATCCGTGTTCCGCGGTGGAGCGGATTGTCCCCTGCAGGTCGAATTCCTCTGCGGCACCCTCCCGCACCCACCGCCGCAGCCGGCGAAGGGCGATCTTGATGTTACGGGTGCCGAGTTCCACCGTGTCGTCGAGGTCGGAAAACTCGCGCTTGTCCCAGACCTTGACCGCACGACGATGCCGCGAGCCCTCCTGCCCGATGCGGACACCCTCGGGGTTGTAGCCATAGGCGCCGAAGGGCGAAGTGCCGGCAGTTCCGATCCACTTCGATCCACCCTGGTGGCGGCCCTTCTGCTCCTCCAGCCGCTTGCGCAGCGTCTCCATCAGCTTCTCGAAGCCGCCGAGCGTCTCGATGAGCCGCTTCTCTTCCTCCGTCAGGTGCTTTTCCGCGAGCCTGCGCAGCCACTCCTCTGGGAGTTCGCTCGCCTCCAGTCCGGCCTCTCCCGATACCGCCTGCAGCCCACGGAAGTGCGACGCGAAGACCCGATCGAACCGATCGATGTGTCGCTCGTCCTTCACCAGGCAGGTGCGCGCGAGAAAGTAGAAGGCGTCGATATCGAAATCCGCCAGGCCCTGCTTCATCCCCTCGATGAGGCTCAGGTATTCGCGCAGCGTGACGGGCACCTTTTCCACCCTCAGCTGCAGGAAAAACGAAAGCAGCATTCTACTCGGTCCCGATCCGCTCCAGGTCGTAATGGGTGGTCTGGTAGATCTCGTTGATCCAGTTGCCGAACAGGAGATGCGCGTGGCTGCGCCAGCGGTTCTGCGGCGGCAGCGTCACGTCATTATGCGGAAAGTAGTCGTGCGGCATCTTGATCGGCACGCCCGCATTGACGTCGCGGAAGTACTCCTCCGCCAGCGACGTGGAATCATATTCCACGTGATTGAACATGTAGAGTCGGCGGCCTTTCGCTTCCTCGACGAGGCAGACCCCCATCTCGTCCGATTCCATCAGGATCCTGAGGTCCGGGATCTTGTCGATGTCCTCGCGGCGAACCTCCGTCCAGCGCGACACCGGCACCTGGAAGTCGTCCGAGAAGCCGGTCAGGTAGACGGACGAGGGGCAGAGATTGCGGTGGCGGTAGACCCCGAACGCCTTCTCCTTCAACTCGTGCTTCTGCACGCCATGGAAGTGGTAGATCGCCGCCATTGCGCCCCAGCAGACATTCATCGTCGAATGGACATTGGTGGTTGTCCAGTCGAGGATCTGCTGCATCTCGTCCCAGTAGGTCACGCTCTCGAAGGGCAGCGTCTCGACCGGCGCACCGGTGATGATGAAGCCGTCGAACTTCCGATGCTTCACCTCGTCCCAGGTATCGTAGAAGGAGAGCAGGTGCTCCTCCGACGTGTTCTTCGCCTTGTGGCCACCGATCCTTACCAGCGACAGCTCCACCTGAAGCGGAGTCGCGCCGACGAGGCGCGCCATCTGCAGCTCGGTCTTGATCTTGTTCGGCATGAGGTTGAGGAGCCCGATCTGCAGCGGCCGGATGTCCTGCCGTACCGCAACCGTCTCGGTCATCACCCGCACGCCCTCCTGCACGAGGATTTCGAAGGCGGGCAGCGTATCGGGGATCTTGATCGGCATCGCACACTCACAAAACAAAAAGCCGGCGGCGACAAATCGCAACCGGCGCGTCAAAGTGAACTTCGCGCGGCCCTTTAGCGACTTGTTTAACGTGGCTGCAAGCCGGCCGGCCAAATCACCACGAAGTGCAATCTAGATAGGCTCTTCTTCCCCTCAGGTCAATTGCGGCCGCCGATGCCGGGGGGCTACCGTTCCCGCCGGGCCATGAAGGCCAGCCGTTCGAACAGGTGGACGTCCTGCTCGTTCTTCAGCAATGCCCCGTGCAGCCGGGGCAGGATCGTCTTGACGTCGGCACGCAGGTCGGCTGGGTCGATGTCGTCTGAGACCAGCAACCGGATCCAGTCGAGCGCCTCGGAGGTGGACGGCTTCTTGCGCAGGCCCGGCACCTCCCTGATCTGATAGAACTGCGCCAGAGCGTTTCGGACCAGTTCCTGCTTGATGCCCGGATAGTGCACCTCGACGATGCGCGCGAGGGTCTCGGCATCAGGAAACCGGATGTAATGGAAGAAACAGCGGCGAAGGAAGGCATCCGGCAGTTCCTTCTCGTTGTTCGAGGTGATGATGACGATCGGCCTCTGCTGCGCCTTCACCGTCTCGCCTGTCTCGTAGACATGGAAGTCCATCCGGTCGAGTTCCTGCAGGAGGTCGTTCGGAAACTCGATATCCGCCTTGTCGATCTCGTCGATCAGCAGGACGGTCTTCTGCGGCGCGGCAAAGGCCTGCCAGAGCTTCCCCTGCCGGATATAGTTGCGAACGTCATTCACGCGCTCGTCACCGAGTTGGCTGTCGCGCAGACGCGAGACAGCATCGTACTCGTAAAGGCCTTGCTGAGCCTTGGTAGTCGACTTGACGTTCCACTCGATGAGATCGAGACCGAGCGCCGAGGCGATCTGCCGGGCGAGTTCCGTCTTGCCGGCCCCCGGCTCGCCCTTGACCAGGAGCGGTCGCTCGAGGCGGATGGCTGCGTTGACCGCGACCATCAGGTCGGTATCGGCGATATAGTCGGATGTACCATGAAACTGCATGAGGAGACCTGTAGGGAATTTTGGCGGCAACCTAAAAGCTCGGCCGAACCGGTGCAAGCCGCTTTCCCTTGCCTGTCGGTCTGGGCTATGGACATCCCCAATGACCAAGTCCACGTTCACGATCCTCCTCGGAGGCGAGCTCACCGTCACGCAGCGGCTGCGCGAAGCGCTCGAAGGAAGCCGCTTCATCGCGGCCGACGGCGGCATGCGACATGCCGCAACCCTCCGCATCGAGCCTGAGCTCTGGGTCGGTGATTTCGACTCGACACCGCCCGCGCTGATCGAGGCGCAGTCCGGAGTTCCGCGGCAGCCCTACCCCGCAGCGAAGAACGAGACGGATGGAGAGATCGCGACGGCGGAAGCGATTGACCGGGGTGCCGAGCGCTTGGTGCTTGCTGGCGCGCTCGGCGGCGAGCGAAGCGACCATGCCCTGCAGCATGTCTTCCACGCCCTCAGCCTGGCCGAACGTGGCATTGAAGTCCTTCTGACCTCCGGCGCCGAAGAAGCCGTCCCTCTGCTTCCCGGACGCCGCCTTCTGGATCTGCCGGCAGGCTCGCTGTTCTCTGTCATCGGTTTTTCCGAGCTGGAAGGCCTCGACATCCTCAACGCCCGTTATCCGCTCGAGAACTTCGTCTTGCCCTTCGGCTCGTCGCGGACGATTTCCAATGTGGCAGAGGGTCCGGTGGCCTTCTCGCTCAAGCGCGGGAAGGCGATGATCTTCGCCCGCCCATACGATCTGACAGGAGCCTGAACCGTGGCACCTCCCATCCTCAAACTCGACGACATCTTCCTGAGCTTCGGGGGCACGCCTCTCCTGGCCGGTGCGGGACTGCAGGTGGAGCCGGGCGACCGCATCTGCCTCGTCGGCCGCAACGGATCCGGCAAGTCGACCCTGATGAAGATCGCGGCTGGGTTGGTCGAGCCGCAGTCCGGGGAAGTATTCCGCCATCCGGGTGCCACCATACGATACCTGGAGCAGGCGCCGGATTTTGGGGACCACCGGACGGTACAGGCCTATGCCGAAGCGGGCCTCGGTCCAGGGGACGATCCCTATCGCGTCACCTACCTCCTGGAGCATCTCGGCCTGAGCGGCGAAGAGGATCCGAACCGACTGTCGGGAGGCGAGGCCCGGCGGGCGGCGCTCGCCCGCGTCATGGCGCCAGAACCAGACATCCTGATGCTGGACGAGCCGACCAACCATCTCGACCTGCCGACGATCGAATGGCTGGAGGAGGAACTGAGGAAGACGCGGAGCGCTCTCGTCCTCATCTCACACGACCGGCGCTTCCTAGAGAAGGTATCGACGGCGACGGTTTGGCTCGATCGCGGCACGTCGCGACGTCTCGATCGCGGATTTTCGTATTTCGAGGCTTGGAGGGACGAGGTACTGGCGGCGGAGGAACTGGAGCAGCACAAGCTGGGCAAGGCGATCGAGCGCGAGGAGCACTGGCTGCGCTACGGCGTGACGGCCCGGCGCAAGCGCAACATGCGCCGGCTGGGGGAACTGCAGACGATGCGTGCCGCCTATCGCGGTCACAAAGGCCCGCAAGGGTCAGTCCAGGCGGCGGCATCGGAAGGTCGGGAATCCGGAAAGCTGGTGATCGAGGCAGAAGCGATCACCAAGAGTTATGGACACCGGCTTATCGTCGCGCCCTTCTCCATCCGCGTACACCGCGGCGACAGGATAGGCCTTGTGGGACCCAACGGTGCCGGAAAGACGACGCTGTTGAAGATGCTGACGGGGCAGCTCGATCCGGATTCGGGAACGGTGCGGCTCGGGACAAATCTCGAAATCGCCACGCTGGACCAGAAGCGGGAGGACCTCGATCCCGAGGACACGCTTTCCCACTACCTCACCGACGGACGCGGCGAAACGCTTCTCGTCAATGGCGAGCAGCGTCACGTCGCGGGCTACATGAAGGATTTCCTGTTCCAGCCCGAGCAGATCCGCACGCCGATCAAGAACCTTTCCGGCGGCGAGCGGGCACGGCTGATCCTGGCGCGGATCATGGCCAGGCCCTCCAACCTGCTGATCCTCGATGAGCCGACCAACGATCTCGACATCGAGACACTGGATCTGCTGCAGGAGATCGTCGCCGGCTACAACGGCACTGTCATTCTGGTCAGCCACGACCGCGACTTCCTCGACCGGACGGTCACCTCGACCATAGCACCCGCCGATCCGGAAACGCCGGACGGGCGCTGGATCGAATATGCAGGCGGGTACTCCGACATGCTGGCACAACGCCGCGGCGTCCAGGAGGAAAGGCGGCGTTCCGAACGCCAGGCAAGGGAGAGGACGGAGACGTCGGCGCCGGCCGCTGAGGCGCCGAAAAACCGCGGCAAGCTGTCCTTCAAGCAGAAGTTCGCGCTGGAGAACCTGCCGAAGGACATCGCCAAGGCCGAGGCCGAGATTTCCGCCCGGGAGAAGCGAATGGCGGATCCCTACCTTTTCACGAGAGATCCGGCAGGCTTCACCGCCCTGGCTTCTGAACTGGAGGCGCTACGCAAGCAGCTCGCAGAGATGGAAGAGGAATGGCTCGAGCTTGAAATGCTGCGCGAGGAGTTGGAGGGGTGACGTTAACCATCTGTTATCCATGAAACGCACTTGAAACCCGTCAACCTGTCACATTGCGGAACAATGACGGCAGGTGGTCGTTCGGGTGGCAGTATCGATGCGGCACGGCCGGGATCGGTACGAAGCGGCACCGAACCATCAGGAGCATCCGATGCTGACAAGTGTAACGAGTGGTTGGCAGACCCCGGTCTCTGAGGAACATCGCGTCCTGATCGTGGAAGACGAGTTTCTCATCGCCTTGGACGTGGCCGATACGGTCGAAGCCATGGGCTTGAAGGTCGCAGGCCTCGCCAATGGCCGCAACCCCGCCCTGGCACTCGCCCAGTCGGCAGACATTGCCCTTGTCGATGTCAATCTGGCTGACGGCAAGACTGGACCGTCGATCGGCCGCGAACTCGCCGAGAAATATGGCGTTGCGGTCATCTTCATGACTGCCAATCCTGAAGAGATCGAAGCCGGAAGCTATGGGCCGCTCGGGGTGCTGACGAAGCCGGTAATGCCGCATGTGATCGAGCAGACGATCGGCTATATCCTTGCAGGCCGAACGGGAGGTTATGCCGAACTCCCCCGCGAGCTTCGCGTCCTTCAAAGCGCCCACTAACGCCCAGTGAGCAACCATGGGCGGCGCTTGCCAAGCGCCGGATCGATCGCTACATCTCTGACCGATCTAACGGGGTGCCACTTTGTGGCTGAGAGGCTTTCGCCAACCCGCAGAACCTGATCCGGTTCACACCGGCGGAGGGATTAGAACGGCGTCCATCAGCCCCTCGTCCTTTCTGCCAAAGAGGAGGCATCGATGCGGCTCTCGGCACTTTCGCTTTTCATTGCGGCGATGATCGCTTCAACCTCGGCAGTCGCCGAGGAGCGCAGCCTGACCGTCTACACCTATGAAAGCTTCACCGCCGAATGGGGCCCGGGGCCAAGGGTCAAGGAAGAGTTCGAGAAATCCTGCACCTGCCGCGTCAACTTCGTGGCGGTCGCGGATGGCGTCGCACTTCTTTCGCGGTTGAAGCTCGAAGGCGAGAATAACGAGGCTGACATCGTTCTCGGTCTCGACACCAATCTTGCCGATGAAGCCAAGGCCACTGGCCTGTTCGAAAGGCATGGACTGGATACAAGTCCCATCAGCGTGCCGGGCGGGTACGGGGACGACGTCTTCATCCCCTACGATTACGGACACTTCGCCGTCATATACGACACCCAATCGATCGCCGCCCCGCCGGCCAGCCTGAAGGAGCTGGTTGAGGGCGACCCTTCCGAAAAGATCGTCATCCAGGATCCGAGAACCTCCACCCCAGGCCTCGGTCTGCTTTTGTGGATGAAGTCGGTTTACGGCGAGGAGGCCGAGGCGGCATGGGCAAAGCTTCGTCGACGCATCCTGACGGTCACGCCGGGCTGGTCTGAGGCCTATGGATTGTTCACCAAGGGAGAGGTCCCGATGGTTCTCTCCTATACCACCTCCCCTGCCTATCACATGGTGGCCGAGGACATTGATCGGTACCAGGCAGTGCCCTTCTCGGAAGGCCACTATATCCAGATCGAGGTCGCAGGTCTGTTGCGGACATCGGAGGATAAGGACCTGGCGCGCCAGTTTCTCGAATTCATGATGTCGCCGGCCTTCCAGAACATCGTACCGACCACCAACTGGATGATGCCCGCCGGCAAGACGAGCGAGCCCTTGCCGGAAGCGTTCGACCGCCTCGTCCAGCCGGAAAAGACCTTCCTCATGGACTCCGCGCACGTGGCGAGAAACCGGCAGGCCTGGATCGATGAGTGGCTGGCGGCGATGAGCGGACGCTAAAGCTCGATGCTGACGAGGCGGGAGCAGCAAACTGCAATCGGTGGAGGTATCGCCACCTTCGCAAGCGTCGCTGCCTTCATCAGTCTTGCCACCTATTCCCTCCTTGCCGCGGCGCCGGACGCTGGCGGCGAGGCACTCTGTACAGATTACACGGCGCGCGTGCTGCGTTTCACGCTTCTTCAGGCAGGGCTCTCCACTTTGCTGTCTATCGGCCTGGCGATTCCGGTCGCATTGGCGCTGGCTCGGCGGCCGCAACTTCCGGGCAGGCTCTGGATCCTGCGGCTGATGGCGCTGCCGATGGGTCTGCCCGCACTCGTCGCTGCCCTTGGCCTCATTACGATCTGGGGGAGGCAAGGACTGGTCAATTCGCTTCTCCTGCGCGGCGGTCTCGACGAGCCGGTCAGCATCTACGGTCTTGGCGGCATCCTGCTCGCACACGTCTTCTTCAACCTGCCTCTCGCATGCCGCCTGATGGTGGCCTCGCTCGATCGGCTGCCGGGCGAATACTGGATGCTGGCCGCACAGCTGGGCATGCGGCCTGGCGCCATCTTCCGGTTCGTCGAATGGCCTGTCCTTTTGCGGGTCCTGCCAGGCGTCGCGGGCCTGATCGTCATGCTTTGCGCAACCAGCTTCACGCTCGTTCTGGTACTGGGCGGAGGTCCGGCTGCCACAACGCTTGAAGTTGCGATCTACCAGTCACTGCGCTTCAATTTTGATCCTGCCCGTGCAGTTGGACTGTCACTGCTGCAGATCGGGCTGACGGCCATGCTCCTGATCATCCTGTCCCGGCTGCCTGTGACCGACGACCGATCGCCGAGCAGCGGCCACCGCGTTAGGCGATTCGACGGCAAAGGAGCCGCGGCGCGGGTATGGGACACTCTGGTCATCGCCGTCGCCACAGCTTTCATCCTGATGCC from Pseudorhizobium banfieldiae encodes the following:
- a CDS encoding ubiquinone biosynthesis hydroxylase, whose amino-acid sequence is MWTLSSSQVSRESAQMLDMLVVGGGYVGLSAAVAVKQSAPHLKIEVIEAAPEHVWQNDQRASAIIAAASRMLEVLGVWQDILPQAQPINRMVVTDSRTADPVRPVFLTFDGAVEEGRPFAHMVPNVEMVRALRGACERLGIAIRHGLSATGFTTTSTKTTVTLSDGSTVDTRLLVACDGVKSKLRDMAGIKTVSWDYGQSGIVTTVEHERPHEGVAEEHFLPSGPFAILPLTGNRSSLVWTERREEAEQLVRADELVFEEELQRRFGHKLGAITVAGSRKAFPLGLTLARAFVAPRVALAGDAAHGIHPISGQGLNLGFKDVAALAETVVEADRLGLDIGALNVLERYQSWRRFDTFRMGVTTDVLNRLFSNDITPIRIARDFGLSLVERLPGLKSYFIGEAAGTSAPNQPKLLAGHPI
- a CDS encoding Trm112 family protein, with translation MDQIVSKVDPKLLELLVCPLSKARLSFDREANELVSEKARLAYPIRDGVPIMLVSEARRLED
- a CDS encoding LON peptidase substrate-binding domain-containing protein; amino-acid sequence: MIVGNARYVKREDLPETVRVFPLTGALLLPGGQLPLNIFEPRYLALFDAALAGDRLIGIVQPALSDQGGNDVASPVLSSVGCIGRITSFAETGDGRYITSLSGVCRFRLLEEIGEGHPFRSFRIAPLMADLSAEDDEAAVDRAELLRVFRAYLDANKLEADWESVERAGNRTLVNSLSMMSPFGPAEKQALLEAPDLRTRAETLIAITEILLARGTGDTDTVLQ
- the trxA gene encoding thioredoxin, giving the protein MSGTDNPYGGSYGGQMTAKAQFGGAAAASGGNGAGSFIKDTSTAAFPADVMEESRRQPVLVDFWAPWCGPCKQLTPVLERVVNEAQGRVKLVKLNIDDHPAIPGQMGIQSIPAVVAFVDGRPVDGFMGAVPETQIRQFIDKVAGPAGADQAAEIEAAVGEADGLLAAGDVQSAAQLYGAVLQADPENAKAAAGMMRCMIELGDLARASQMLHSLPPEIAGDPAVQAVAKKLEQFEEARKLGDPAALEHQLSLHPDDHETRLKLAKVRNAEGKREEAAEHLLIIMRKDRSFDDDGARRQLVEFFEAWGPKDPNTIAARRRMSSILFA
- a CDS encoding prolyl-tRNA synthetase associated domain-containing protein, with product MNDIAILPAPTTPEAFYAFLDKLGIAHKTKTHAPVFTVAESVSLRDEIPGGHTKNLFVKDKKDRYFVLTVEENATVDLKAVHKVIGASGRVSFGRPEKMMEYLGVMPGSVTVFGAINDTAGNVTFVLDEDLMKHELINGHPLSNDATTSVSRDDLLRFLEATGHTPLVLKVTD
- a CDS encoding aldose epimerase family protein, encoding MAEQEVFGKTSRGETVHRLRISGGGLTASILTWGAMIQDLRLDGHKPPLVLGFEAFDDYPRYSPYFGATPGRVANRITGGRFRLDGKLHQLELNENGVTHLHGGSDGIAKRVWDIVDLAADRVVLRITDPDGRAGYPGNCTITATYNLAADGVLRVLYESSADQPTPCNICQHSYFNLDGAETALGHDIMIAADHILEVDERQCPTGNLTAVDGTPYDLRVMGPTDRLQNGERLLFDHNFCLSEGRVAKRSVALARSVNSGVSLEVRTTEPGIQFYSGYKLRVPTPGLEGRQYPAFAGFCLETQGWPDAVNHPGFPSAILRPGEVLRQETDYVFMKN
- a CDS encoding vWA domain-containing protein, which produces MLLSFFLQLRVEKVPVTLREYLSLIEGMKQGLADFDIDAFYFLARTCLVKDERHIDRFDRVFASHFRGLQAVSGEAGLEASELPEEWLRRLAEKHLTEEEKRLIETLGGFEKLMETLRKRLEEQKGRHQGGSKWIGTAGTSPFGAYGYNPEGVRIGQEGSRHRRAVKVWDKREFSDLDDTVELGTRNIKIALRRLRRWVREGAAEEFDLQGTIRSTAEHGYLDVQTRPERRNAVKLLMFFDVGGSMDDHVREVEELFSAVRSEFRHLEHFYFHNCLYESVWKNNGRRSERLPTEAIINGFGSDYRVIFVGDASMSPYEISHPGGSVEHWNKEPGETWLRRITAHFHRFAWINPVQEAHWSYVQSIAMMRHILSERMYPLTLGGLEQVTRVLSR